The proteins below are encoded in one region of Paenibacillus albus:
- a CDS encoding alkaline phosphatase family protein, with protein MKKASRFEIVAARCWNLLNEGKPFTPIFVIGTYALYHMNQWGMASFWGQFGLGLLAALPLLALYFYYDFPLFLRNYLWLPVVAALVLWRDAPLDLGLYATATLLFLFFTIYFWGTFYYHLRIGTSWWNFKRFWKLVLKNSDSTSGNAQEQLPKFLLLLFVVDVAGGYWVDGSGSAGDFGWGSYCLFVVGVAVYAFILHRNLFDWKPKEIPNYTVPVQPPEQPAKGKVFVLVIDGMRKDRFEEADAPFLKRWRAAGAEYTQMETLYPARTVVCFSSMFTGTYPREHGITSNMVWKLGIKVESIFDSLRKVGKVGRLLGIAHLIDSMGDDVESVTAVMHNDKADRNIMERAKLIMAEQNPDLLIVQFIATDQTGHSMGALYDEYRQKIEEADALIAEFVQWLEVNGHAEDATFIVCADHGQADGIGGHGHLDEGERYVPFFMHGPNVRQGVKVDAKQSLVSVAPTLSYLLGAPLPSHSRGPVLMDAFETGKTIKSEKEAVLHGQEEAGRIPAGA; from the coding sequence ATGAAGAAGGCGTCGAGGTTTGAGATTGTAGCGGCGCGCTGCTGGAATTTGCTGAATGAGGGGAAGCCGTTCACGCCGATATTCGTTATCGGCACGTACGCGCTCTATCATATGAATCAGTGGGGAATGGCGAGTTTCTGGGGGCAGTTTGGACTGGGGCTGCTAGCGGCGCTTCCGCTGTTAGCGCTGTATTTCTATTATGATTTTCCGCTGTTTCTACGTAACTATCTGTGGCTACCGGTTGTTGCTGCGCTCGTGCTGTGGCGTGATGCGCCGCTTGATCTGGGGCTGTATGCGACTGCGACGCTCCTGTTTCTATTCTTTACGATCTACTTCTGGGGCACGTTCTATTACCACCTCAGGATCGGAACGTCATGGTGGAATTTCAAACGGTTCTGGAAGCTCGTGCTGAAGAACAGCGATTCCACGAGCGGCAATGCGCAGGAGCAGCTGCCGAAGTTTCTGCTTCTTCTCTTCGTTGTTGACGTAGCAGGCGGATATTGGGTCGATGGGAGCGGGTCTGCGGGCGATTTTGGCTGGGGCAGCTATTGCTTGTTCGTCGTTGGCGTAGCGGTGTACGCATTCATTCTGCACCGCAATCTATTCGATTGGAAGCCGAAAGAAATTCCGAATTACACGGTTCCTGTACAGCCGCCGGAGCAGCCAGCTAAAGGCAAGGTGTTCGTGCTTGTCATTGACGGTATGCGGAAGGATCGGTTCGAGGAGGCAGATGCTCCTTTCCTGAAAAGGTGGCGGGCAGCAGGTGCGGAATATACGCAGATGGAGACGTTGTATCCGGCGAGAACGGTCGTCTGTTTCTCTTCGATGTTTACAGGCACGTATCCGCGCGAACACGGCATTACGTCCAACATGGTGTGGAAGCTTGGCATTAAAGTCGAGTCGATCTTCGACAGCTTGCGGAAGGTTGGCAAAGTCGGAAGGCTGCTCGGCATCGCGCACCTCATTGATTCGATGGGCGATGATGTAGAGAGCGTCACGGCAGTTATGCATAACGATAAAGCCGACCGTAACATTATGGAGCGCGCAAAGCTCATTATGGCGGAGCAGAACCCGGATCTCTTGATCGTGCAGTTCATTGCAACGGATCAGACCGGACATAGCATGGGAGCGCTGTACGATGAGTACCGGCAAAAGATCGAAGAAGCTGACGCGCTCATAGCCGAGTTCGTGCAGTGGCTTGAGGTAAATGGGCACGCGGAGGACGCAACGTTCATCGTATGCGCCGATCATGGACAGGCCGATGGAATCGGCGGGCATGGACATTTGGACGAAGGCGAACGGTACGTGCCGTTCTTCATGCATGGTCCGAACGTGCGGCAGGGCGTCAAAGTCGATGCCAAGCAGTCGCTTGTATCGGTAGCGCCAACGCTTAGCTATCTGCTGGGTGCGCCGCTGCCAAGCCATAGTCGCGGACCGGTATTAATGGATGCTTTTGAAACAGGAAAGACGATTAAATCAGAGAAAGAAGCTGTGCTGCATGGACAAGAAGAAGCTGGTCGTATTCCTGCCGGCGCATAA
- the galU gene encoding UTP--glucose-1-phosphate uridylyltransferase GalU, translating into MKVRKAIIPAAGLGTRFLPATKAQPKEMLPIVDKPTLQYIIEEAVQSGIEEILIITGRNKKSIEDHFDKSVELELELEHKGKYDLLEDVRKISEMVNIHYVRQKEPKGLGHAIYCAKSFIGNEPFAVMLGDDIVDSDKPCLKQMMEIYNEYKTTILGVQEIAHEDVNKYGIVEGKFIEDRIYKVKGLVEKPTVEDAPSNIAILGRYVITPAIFEILECTEPGKGGEIQLTDALRVLAQREAMYAYIFEGRRYDVGDKQGFLQATVEYALKREDLREEFLSYLLKTVEKETKRENILS; encoded by the coding sequence CCAATTGTGGACAAGCCTACACTTCAGTATATTATTGAAGAAGCAGTTCAGTCCGGGATTGAAGAAATATTGATTATTACGGGTAGGAATAAGAAGAGCATTGAAGACCATTTTGATAAATCGGTTGAACTGGAACTGGAATTAGAGCATAAAGGGAAGTACGATTTGTTGGAAGACGTTAGAAAAATTTCCGAAATGGTTAATATTCACTATGTTCGCCAGAAAGAACCTAAAGGGCTAGGGCATGCCATCTACTGTGCGAAGAGCTTCATTGGTAACGAACCATTCGCGGTAATGCTGGGTGATGACATTGTTGATAGTGACAAGCCGTGCTTGAAGCAGATGATGGAAATTTACAATGAGTATAAAACGACTATACTCGGCGTACAAGAAATTGCGCACGAAGATGTCAACAAGTATGGAATTGTAGAAGGTAAGTTTATCGAAGATCGAATCTATAAAGTCAAAGGTCTAGTTGAGAAGCCGACCGTTGAAGATGCACCTTCCAATATCGCAATATTGGGCAGATATGTAATTACGCCCGCAATCTTTGAGATCTTGGAATGTACGGAGCCGGGTAAAGGCGGAGAAATCCAGCTAACGGACGCGCTTCGCGTATTAGCTCAAAGAGAAGCTATGTATGCATATATCTTTGAAGGTAGAAGATACGATGTGGGAGATAAGCAAGGCTTCTTACAGGCAACAGTAGAGTATGCATTAAAGAGAGAAGATTTAAGAGAAGAATTTTTGAGCTATCTATTGAAGACAGTAGAGAAGGAAACAAAACGAGAAAACATTCTATCTTAA
- a CDS encoding stalk domain-containing protein has protein sequence MFMLKKRKLTFSFILLSAFILTIHSIVVAAPSTTLKLKTSAFNVVFDGKKLVLPDGQYVFAVNGTSYVPLRFMSYGLQKSVQWDAKTQKVTVSTPTKQEAVVLKDYLTNMVAYGNEVSAKGGVTIQIAPKAVHIVVDGNTKVLPSGQSGYIVNNTLYVPVRFMSEAVGTAIQWDAVKKQVSAESAAYRAEHGNSGTGSSTGGNGTGGSTGGSTGGTTGGSTGGAIGGGSTTKPTYESITANAEQRLNTLQSGCQSSLMSIGIKYIGTDDSTEKTKLKNQGYAQLDSCTAKFNTIISDTEKQLKANGYSTAVLQSYRDEFNRQVEAGKEIMKGMA, from the coding sequence ATGTTCATGCTCAAAAAGCGAAAGCTTACGTTTTCATTCATTTTGCTAAGTGCCTTTATTCTCACAATCCATTCTATCGTTGTAGCAGCCCCTTCCACTACGTTGAAATTGAAGACAAGCGCCTTTAATGTGGTCTTCGACGGCAAGAAACTTGTGCTGCCAGATGGGCAGTATGTGTTTGCTGTGAATGGCACATCGTACGTGCCGCTTCGCTTTATGTCCTATGGACTGCAGAAGAGTGTGCAGTGGGATGCGAAGACGCAGAAGGTAACAGTCTCGACTCCCACGAAGCAAGAGGCTGTAGTTTTGAAAGACTACCTTACGAATATGGTCGCGTACGGGAATGAAGTGTCCGCTAAGGGCGGTGTGACGATTCAGATCGCGCCGAAGGCTGTACATATTGTGGTAGATGGCAATACGAAAGTGCTGCCTAGCGGGCAATCCGGTTATATCGTGAACAACACGTTGTATGTGCCGGTTCGCTTCATGTCGGAAGCGGTTGGAACGGCGATTCAGTGGGATGCGGTGAAGAAGCAAGTGTCTGCAGAGTCAGCAGCATACCGTGCCGAGCATGGCAATTCTGGGACAGGCTCGAGTACTGGCGGTAACGGAACAGGCGGATCGACGGGTGGTTCTACTGGTGGCACAACGGGCGGATCCACTGGGGGAGCGATAGGTGGCGGAAGTACGACTAAGCCAACTTACGAGTCCATCACGGCGAATGCAGAGCAGCGTCTCAATACACTGCAGAGTGGCTGCCAATCATCGCTAATGAGCATCGGTATAAAATATATCGGAACGGATGATTCGACAGAGAAGACAAAGCTGAAGAACCAAGGCTATGCGCAGCTTGATTCGTGTACAGCGAAATTTAATACCATCATCAGTGATACAGAAAAGCAGTTAAAGGCAAACGGCTACAGTACAGCTGTTCTTCAATCGTACCGCGACGAGTTCAACAGACAAGTCGAAGCAGGCAAGGAAATTATGAAGGGTATGGCATAA
- a CDS encoding lysylphosphatidylglycerol synthase transmembrane domain-containing protein has product MRKIGIRAGGLMMAACFIWLSWRYFHGQAIGSGVVKLLHAPGMLLLMTGGYALSFFFKALAWRLYARRDKVDRLSSYIHPLLVSLLVNHVLPLKLGDLARVGLLARSTKMRWDDALHSVAVMRVLDMASLLLIGSVGALVLGLEASPWFLVVATAAVLGVLVLLLIERYRMGRRVQSERKGIVALVLRHYGKLQSTLVSRQGAASVLLTLISWLLEGAVVYGVTRVLDLPINPFEAIWVTSMTIAGQLFHITPGGIGTYETTLTASLGVLGVSGRDAFAAALLSHGFKFVFAYVTGAVSLAMSAVTMRELRTWLQRPKGEGKVK; this is encoded by the coding sequence ATGCGCAAAATAGGTATCCGTGCAGGCGGGCTAATGATGGCAGCCTGCTTCATATGGTTGTCATGGCGGTATTTTCATGGTCAAGCGATTGGGAGCGGTGTGGTTAAGCTGCTGCATGCGCCGGGGATGCTGCTGCTTATGACAGGTGGTTATGCATTGTCCTTCTTCTTTAAGGCGCTTGCTTGGAGGCTCTATGCCAGACGGGACAAAGTGGATCGTTTATCGAGCTACATACATCCGCTGCTGGTAAGCCTGCTTGTGAACCATGTCCTGCCGCTGAAGCTTGGCGACTTGGCAAGAGTGGGACTGCTGGCGAGGTCAACCAAGATGCGCTGGGATGACGCGCTGCACTCGGTTGCCGTGATGAGAGTTCTGGATATGGCTTCGCTGCTGCTCATTGGTTCGGTTGGCGCGCTGGTGCTTGGGCTGGAGGCCTCGCCTTGGTTCTTAGTTGTCGCGACGGCGGCCGTGCTTGGTGTGCTAGTCCTGCTGCTGATCGAGCGATACAGAATGGGCCGGCGAGTTCAATCGGAGCGAAAAGGTATAGTCGCTCTTGTGCTGCGGCATTATGGCAAGCTGCAATCGACGCTGGTTTCTAGACAGGGAGCGGCATCGGTGCTGCTAACGCTGATAAGCTGGCTGCTGGAAGGAGCCGTCGTATATGGCGTAACAAGGGTGCTTGACCTGCCGATTAACCCGTTCGAAGCCATATGGGTAACGAGCATGACGATCGCAGGGCAGCTGTTTCATATTACGCCGGGCGGAATTGGTACTTACGAAACGACGCTGACCGCATCGCTTGGCGTGCTTGGCGTTTCGGGCAGGGACGCTTTTGCCGCGGCGCTGTTATCGCATGGGTTTAAATTTGTGTTTGCTTATGTGACCGGTGCGGTGTCGTTAGCGATGAGCGCCGTCACAATGAGAGAGCTGCGGACATGGCTGCAGCGACCCAAGGGAGAGGGGAAAGTAAAATGA
- a CDS encoding cellulase family glycosylhydrolase, translating into MTKHARSRWISLVLSLAILLGSISFSSSAHAAFGDRITISGTNFYAGGQQIFMNGANTPWNSWNDFGGSFDYNWWNNHFATLHSNGVNATRVWITCNGEVGININSSGQVTGATTAHWSNLDSLFQIAQNNGVYIMATLMSFDHFNNSHTNYQSWRNMLGSDSNIDSYVNNYLIPYVNRYKSNPYLWSIDLMNEPDWVYEDANNGQISWDRLQTYFAKAAVAIHQNSSILTTVGLGMVKYNSSTASGSSGNKISDAALQAKVSSTLAKVDFYSPHYYPWQDPYWGIPFYVTPSSWYLVFDRPVVIGESPALGSTGHTLTSDFSNAYTNGYAGVMPWTSNGVDSNGNMTNLAPATSAFASAHNSLVFPPANSDSAKFNFENGSLQSFYGTNSLTVASSTDRAYAGSYSLKMTANATGATTYYAQLDNPAGLTAGSTVTFRVWVPSGAAITSVQPFIQSNAWAWHGNYQAYSGLTKNAWNTITVTIPSTAPTPMKLIGIELKTSGAWSGSIYVDSIN; encoded by the coding sequence ATGACGAAGCATGCACGCAGCAGATGGATATCCCTTGTGTTATCTCTAGCTATTTTGCTTGGTTCAATTAGTTTCTCATCATCCGCACATGCAGCATTTGGAGACCGCATTACGATTAGTGGAACCAACTTCTATGCCGGCGGCCAGCAAATCTTCATGAACGGGGCGAATACGCCTTGGAACAGCTGGAACGATTTTGGCGGCTCCTTTGATTACAATTGGTGGAACAACCACTTCGCCACACTTCACAGTAACGGAGTAAATGCGACAAGGGTTTGGATTACATGTAACGGAGAAGTTGGCATTAATATCAACAGCAGCGGGCAAGTGACAGGTGCAACGACCGCACACTGGAGCAACCTCGACAGCCTGTTCCAGATCGCCCAGAACAATGGCGTCTACATTATGGCGACGCTCATGTCATTTGACCATTTCAATAACAGCCACACGAACTACCAAAGCTGGCGCAACATGCTGGGCAGCGACTCCAATATTGACTCCTACGTCAACAACTACCTCATCCCCTACGTTAATCGTTATAAAAGCAATCCGTATCTCTGGTCCATCGACCTCATGAACGAGCCAGATTGGGTGTATGAGGATGCGAACAACGGACAAATCTCCTGGGATCGTCTGCAAACGTATTTTGCCAAAGCAGCCGTCGCCATTCACCAGAACAGCAGTATTCTGACTACGGTTGGCCTCGGTATGGTCAAATATAACAGCTCCACAGCCAGCGGCTCGAGCGGCAACAAGATCAGCGATGCCGCGCTTCAAGCCAAAGTGAGCAGCACGCTCGCTAAAGTCGATTTCTACTCGCCGCACTATTACCCTTGGCAAGATCCTTACTGGGGTATTCCCTTCTATGTAACGCCTTCGTCTTGGTATCTCGTATTTGATCGGCCAGTGGTCATCGGCGAAAGCCCTGCGCTAGGCTCGACGGGGCATACGCTCACGAGCGATTTCTCCAATGCCTATACGAACGGCTATGCAGGGGTCATGCCATGGACCTCGAACGGCGTCGACAGCAATGGCAACATGACCAACCTTGCACCGGCCACATCCGCCTTTGCTAGCGCGCATAACTCACTGGTCTTCCCACCTGCGAACAGCGATAGCGCGAAATTCAACTTCGAGAACGGATCTCTGCAAAGCTTCTATGGTACGAACAGCCTTACGGTTGCTTCGAGCACCGACCGCGCTTATGCGGGCAGCTACTCGTTGAAAATGACTGCCAATGCAACTGGCGCTACAACCTACTACGCCCAGCTGGATAACCCAGCAGGCCTGACCGCCGGCAGCACGGTCACCTTCCGCGTCTGGGTCCCAAGCGGCGCAGCCATTACCTCTGTCCAGCCCTTCATCCAGAGCAACGCCTGGGCATGGCACGGCAATTACCAAGCCTACTCCGGCCTAACGAAGAATGCTTGGAATACGATCACCGTGACCATTCCATCGACTGCACCGACACCGATGAAGTTGATCGGCATCGAGCTCAAAACAAGCGGCGCATGGAGCGGCAGCATTTATGTAGACAGCATTAACTAA
- a CDS encoding glycosyltransferase family protein, with protein MRRREKNHLQVESSYKRVVKSVAAPAFVVIGVLLWVLYSLQHRSRFVGSWDEVDFVLALSRFDLLAMQPHFPGYPYFVAGAMLVQRFMQNPVLAYDTLNIGLLALSIIPLWLLARRVLSPLWTALAVLLVLTAPYLWLQAVRPMSEAAGIAMLWWFLWSWWRAMERRTWRRSAAALFFFSLMMGIRLSFVAFGVGLLWLLALHVLDWRRQGKRALPRAILFVLLAAGFELLWVAGLALSEGGLRGFLQLALAFTEGHFSEWGGGVTSAAKISFAARLLRFAGDNVLWTGMFARSTALLTAAAGLTFAAVLAAEAARPPRGSARTRAPLAHRAAAWLCRPALPGALAVLASAYGAWALLAQNIDKPRHITPLIGVVWLLLAMCCTAAPAAAQQQERGARIRRVLQAAGVLCAACVIALQATAGSALVARQAEETPAVYQLAQGLRQLADSHSDQRFVVYTWEEMRVLQYLHCPVTNRRIETYAYFLADVQADPKAEILLTDHVLQGFEAQVGSLRDKVQPIAVYRSDPLFEPVYNEITLYRWIGDKNQ; from the coding sequence GTGCGGCGGCGAGAAAAGAATCATCTGCAGGTTGAGAGCAGCTATAAGCGTGTTGTGAAGTCGGTCGCCGCGCCGGCTTTTGTTGTTATTGGGGTATTGCTTTGGGTGCTGTACAGCTTGCAGCATCGGAGTCGGTTTGTTGGCAGCTGGGACGAGGTTGATTTTGTACTGGCGCTTAGCCGGTTTGATCTTCTGGCGATGCAGCCGCATTTTCCGGGATATCCGTATTTCGTGGCGGGAGCGATGCTGGTGCAGCGGTTCATGCAGAATCCGGTGCTTGCCTATGACACGCTGAATATCGGACTGCTTGCGTTGTCAATTATTCCACTCTGGCTTCTCGCGCGGCGAGTGCTGTCTCCACTATGGACGGCGCTTGCGGTGCTGCTCGTGCTGACAGCGCCGTATCTGTGGTTGCAAGCTGTGCGGCCGATGTCAGAAGCGGCAGGCATTGCCATGCTCTGGTGGTTCCTGTGGAGCTGGTGGCGAGCCATGGAACGGCGTACTTGGCGGCGCTCAGCAGCAGCGCTGTTCTTCTTCAGCCTGATGATGGGAATCAGGCTGTCTTTTGTCGCCTTCGGCGTTGGCCTGCTGTGGCTGCTGGCGCTGCATGTTCTTGATTGGCGTCGGCAAGGGAAGCGGGCTTTGCCACGTGCAATTCTGTTCGTGCTGCTCGCGGCAGGCTTCGAGCTGCTGTGGGTGGCTGGGCTAGCCCTGAGCGAAGGCGGGCTGCGCGGGTTCCTGCAGCTGGCCCTCGCCTTCACCGAGGGCCATTTCAGTGAATGGGGCGGCGGCGTAACCTCCGCCGCCAAGATCAGCTTCGCCGCGCGGCTGCTGCGCTTCGCCGGCGACAACGTGCTGTGGACCGGCATGTTCGCCCGGTCCACGGCACTGCTCACAGCGGCGGCGGGGCTTACCTTCGCCGCCGTGCTCGCCGCGGAGGCGGCACGCCCGCCCCGCGGCAGCGCGCGCACGCGCGCGCCTTTGGCGCACCGGGCGGCGGCATGGCTATGCCGCCCGGCGCTGCCGGGGGCGCTCGCCGTGCTCGCGAGCGCCTACGGCGCCTGGGCGCTGCTGGCGCAGAACATCGACAAGCCACGCCATATCACGCCGCTAATCGGCGTGGTATGGCTGCTGCTTGCGATGTGCTGCACGGCTGCGCCGGCTGCTGCGCAGCAGCAAGAGCGCGGCGCACGCATTCGCCGCGTACTGCAGGCGGCGGGCGTGCTCTGCGCCGCCTGTGTCATTGCGCTGCAGGCGACTGCAGGCAGCGCGCTTGTAGCACGGCAGGCGGAAGAAACGCCCGCCGTCTATCAGCTTGCGCAAGGGCTGCGCCAGCTTGCGGATAGCCATTCGGACCAGCGGTTCGTCGTGTACACGTGGGAGGAAATGCGCGTCCTTCAGTACTTGCATTGCCCGGTGACGAACCGGCGGATTGAGACATACGCGTACTTCCTCGCGGATGTGCAGGCAGATCCTAAGGCAGAGATTTTGCTGACGGATCATGTGCTGCAAGGCTTTGAAGCTCAGGTTGGCTCGCTGCGGGATAAGGTTCAGCCAATCGCAGTTTATCGCAGCGATCCGCTCTTTGAGCCTGTCTACAACGAGATCACCTTATATAGGTGGATTGGCGACAAGAACCAGTAA
- a CDS encoding copper amine oxidase N-terminal domain-containing protein, giving the protein MNRFKKSLSILLTVTMLAAAVFAFAATAFADDSPQKAPVNTDVAPQLAAYKNILGMFEQKKAIADIKAQYVADFEKNVLGVDGSIKAGDPVVNENIRFVLDNAVEGKLTYAQAEQAVDKGLQWYFYFLIKNLTNTGAKGALTAGDQAGAQAFISKAALVYTDVLDATAKMVDSTYGTTTSALLNQTVFPAFKSDIDSKDVTQLNVHRQLLDKTLIKIFNLATLAQADRMKSLSADEQPAAVIEGYFYFMSVYGYLHGGDAVDADVVFKAFGSGDPKQINAAAIRQALIRCNVAKVSAYTIEILEKLEKKDVAGAAGTGGELYGFFAALEPFYAPGVYAEAKHLNDDILAASAAGDADKVRAIGYQMASYAVQLDGISFKAGDKQVVVNGKAQDVTPSFIEKATGRTLVPTRYLELLGFVVSFDNATKTAKVTKDGVTLGLTIGSDVVTKNGEAIADFKLDQAVVVKDNVTYLPLRAIAELSGNHIYFEKGQIIVIK; this is encoded by the coding sequence ATGAACCGATTCAAGAAGTCATTGTCCATCCTACTCACTGTTACGATGCTTGCAGCTGCTGTATTTGCTTTTGCTGCTACTGCATTCGCTGACGACTCACCACAGAAGGCACCGGTCAATACGGACGTTGCTCCACAACTAGCTGCTTACAAGAACATCTTAGGCATGTTTGAACAGAAGAAAGCGATCGCCGACATAAAAGCGCAATACGTAGCTGATTTTGAGAAAAATGTCCTTGGCGTTGATGGCAGCATCAAAGCCGGCGACCCTGTCGTGAACGAAAACATTCGTTTCGTTCTTGATAATGCGGTTGAGGGCAAGCTTACATATGCGCAAGCTGAACAAGCTGTTGATAAAGGGCTTCAATGGTACTTCTACTTCCTAATTAAGAACCTGACAAACACAGGCGCGAAGGGTGCATTGACAGCTGGCGACCAAGCTGGTGCTCAAGCATTCATCTCGAAGGCTGCGCTTGTTTACACAGACGTGCTCGACGCTACTGCGAAGATGGTAGACAGCACTTATGGCACGACAACCTCCGCGTTGTTGAACCAAACCGTATTCCCGGCTTTCAAATCCGATATTGACAGCAAAGACGTGACGCAGCTTAACGTTCACCGTCAATTGCTTGACAAAACATTGATCAAAATCTTCAATCTCGCTACTCTTGCACAAGCAGACCGCATGAAGAGCCTGTCTGCTGACGAGCAGCCTGCAGCTGTAATCGAAGGCTACTTCTACTTTATGAGCGTTTATGGTTACCTGCACGGCGGTGACGCTGTTGATGCAGATGTTGTCTTCAAGGCATTCGGTTCAGGCGATCCGAAGCAAATTAATGCAGCTGCAATTCGCCAAGCGCTCATCCGCTGTAACGTTGCTAAGGTTAGTGCGTACACGATTGAGATTCTAGAGAAGCTTGAGAAGAAAGACGTAGCAGGCGCAGCTGGCACAGGCGGCGAGCTGTATGGCTTCTTCGCAGCATTGGAGCCGTTCTACGCACCAGGCGTATATGCAGAAGCGAAGCATCTGAATGACGATATTCTTGCGGCATCCGCTGCAGGCGATGCGGACAAAGTTCGCGCGATCGGTTACCAAATGGCGTCCTACGCTGTACAGCTTGACGGCATTTCGTTCAAAGCCGGCGACAAGCAAGTTGTTGTTAATGGCAAAGCGCAGGATGTAACGCCATCGTTCATCGAGAAGGCAACTGGCCGCACGCTTGTACCGACTCGTTATTTGGAGCTGCTCGGCTTCGTCGTAAGCTTCGATAACGCGACGAAGACGGCAAAAGTAACAAAAGACGGAGTAACACTGGGACTTACTATCGGCAGCGACGTTGTAACGAAGAATGGTGAAGCCATCGCTGACTTCAAGCTGGATCAGGCTGTTGTCGTGAAAGACAATGTCACTTATCTGCCGCTTCGTGCAATTGCTGAGCTTTCAGGCAACCACATTTACTTTGAAAAAGGTCAAATCATCGTTATTAAATAG
- a CDS encoding glycosyltransferase family 2 protein, with amino-acid sequence MDKKKLVVFLPAHNEEGNIGKVIARIPRTPHPGWQVEVLVIDDGSTDGTVKEARAAGAEHIVSHARNRGLGAAVREGLASCVRLGADIGLMIDADNEYPAEEIPIVIAPIWEGRADYTMGSRFKGVIRGMKLHRRLGNYCFTMLQALLLRRMIWDGQSGMRGFSRAAMERAEIIHDYNYAQVLTLNLVRQGFRMEEVPITYQVREHGESFIKFNKYMTNVLPAVWKEMRRPVSRKRAAAPKKAQAVAMSGEK; translated from the coding sequence ATGGACAAGAAGAAGCTGGTCGTATTCCTGCCGGCGCATAACGAAGAAGGCAATATCGGGAAAGTAATCGCTCGTATTCCGCGCACGCCTCATCCCGGCTGGCAGGTGGAGGTGCTCGTTATTGATGACGGGTCAACTGACGGTACGGTTAAGGAAGCAAGGGCTGCGGGCGCTGAGCATATTGTTTCACACGCACGTAACCGTGGGCTTGGCGCTGCGGTCCGAGAGGGGCTTGCCTCCTGTGTGCGTCTCGGTGCGGATATTGGGCTGATGATTGATGCGGATAACGAGTATCCGGCAGAGGAAATACCGATCGTAATCGCTCCAATCTGGGAAGGGCGCGCTGATTATACGATGGGATCGCGGTTCAAAGGCGTCATCCGCGGGATGAAGCTGCACCGTCGACTCGGCAATTATTGCTTCACAATGCTGCAGGCGCTGCTGCTTCGCAGGATGATTTGGGACGGCCAGTCCGGCATGCGCGGCTTCTCGCGGGCGGCAATGGAGCGGGCGGAAATTATCCATGATTACAACTACGCGCAGGTGCTGACGCTGAATCTGGTCCGTCAAGGCTTCAGGATGGAAGAGGTGCCGATTACGTATCAGGTGCGGGAGCATGGTGAATCGTTCATCAAGTTCAATAAATATATGACGAACGTGCTGCCGGCGGTGTGGAAGGAAATGCGCCGACCTGTGAGCAGGAAGCGGGCCGCTGCCCCGAAGAAGGCGCAGGCGGTTGCCATGAGTGGGGAGAAGTAG